In Nitrospirota bacterium, one genomic interval encodes:
- a CDS encoding PAS domain S-box protein: MPQSEPITILIVSEHAESIKLVTISLRGFFPGCRVDVAYSAEEARAWMSPQEWTLILIDEQCLAGDRTSLPADMKRRAPYTAIMLMSDRTDSTAAIQALKADVDFFLAKTSPAFLTELLFCAKEAIEKSDLRVALDHAQERYRRLIESLSDIVYELDASGCFVTVSPGIVTLLGYSPDELIGLPYTTLVPPDQESVARYRLNERRSGARGTSHAELIFRGKPTQDNRTLTLTAEVNARGLYDPLRRFLGTVGLIRDLSQPKQQDNTIHQLRQELRRTDELLALAQRATLLSQQLDEPLAALLIDSQRLLASIRDARLDDQAETLVSHAAEATKLGTQLTQALHEREAVELGHTINDVLDDALTSTGPSIVDGAGIMRQLSSHLPPLAGDRTQLATLAHQLLHYAQTYLLTVGRLHRILIITRAVGSTSISAEAPALFALAPPTEVEIELLESDMVWSAESPAPPSPSSDLLESYQLVRELGGILDVSAPMQGPLRVILRLPTASRPPFEKFPLPDTVAAASPPRVPETTRGTAAPAPTADPGRPQQERRHSARTTTALPATITVGATTWDGTITNLSLGGTCITLPKDFPSVAPQDAYVVLKTSVGILELQGMAEERPITLSSGTPVSHLVIEFDAPKREEAAVLGSLIQAAQEQALSFSLEVLLAAEPSSTLNLTSQPIATEQEDYNPREAVRVALQLPVRLDVTDPAGKTHRLGALTANLSRDGVCLHLNAPPELLRGLATLHFASAQTPHHPGSHEPGAPDSALPAKIIWVAPDPTAPKEFPAQDSNPALLVGLRFHGLTPYAEREVNRVVRQHLTSLGESESPSQQSSVISIPRECRNPRGQAIMITDDHLRPSLAPNTPVVIISPGYGQTSLDASTLSYYLAHHRLRVLRYDHTNHVGLSDGELQQTTLRSMQADLLKVVEFVQHTWPTAPLIVMASDLSARVALKTAIQARPLDLLLLINPVVDIQAMLMSVHGHDLVADHRYGLRRGIANLLGLNVNIDRFVGDLVAGHFTDLSSTLADLRLLRSPSAILTIPGPPFGPLPPADLPQAFLTALGAHTRLATVPTPLTGQELPLNEQHPLAFRQILEQIAIAISLPAVPAEFSIQARDMLSRQQRIELERTRLRHNLSQITREALRVAHLQQLTQLGNLHEYWKLLDDLYRLLSPLEPGSMLMDVGVGHGDLVRATMVNQAYRSRQRGWSPERPVHVIGLGHSHESLTQARQSLRALHRELDSDFAGTLTIHPPLTAEWVHTDWSQGLPFKNDSLHRIVCNLSLLFVPSPLVTIRELYRVLHPKGRLVLTVFQPETDLSVLYRRHLHSANQDEFSPQPQILLHYLGRLREAIRHGLLHTFDRPSLTSFLQQAGILTPRILPAFDGQGLFAVIEKGKSAS; encoded by the coding sequence ATGCCGCAAAGCGAGCCGATCACCATCTTGATTGTCAGCGAGCATGCTGAATCCATTAAACTCGTCACCATCAGTCTGCGAGGATTCTTTCCCGGCTGCCGCGTGGATGTCGCCTATTCTGCCGAAGAAGCCCGAGCCTGGATGTCGCCGCAGGAATGGACGCTCATCCTGATCGACGAACAATGCCTCGCCGGGGACCGCACCTCCCTTCCCGCGGACATGAAGCGCCGCGCGCCGTACACCGCCATTATGTTAATGAGCGACCGCACCGATTCAACCGCGGCAATTCAAGCGCTCAAGGCCGACGTCGATTTCTTTCTCGCAAAGACCTCTCCAGCCTTTCTCACCGAACTGCTCTTCTGTGCCAAAGAAGCCATCGAGAAAAGCGACCTGCGAGTCGCACTGGACCATGCGCAAGAACGCTATCGTCGGCTTATTGAGTCACTCAGCGACATCGTCTATGAATTGGATGCCAGCGGCTGTTTTGTGACCGTCAGTCCCGGCATCGTCACGCTCTTGGGCTACTCGCCCGATGAACTCATCGGATTGCCCTATACCACCCTCGTGCCTCCGGACCAGGAGTCGGTAGCCCGGTATCGCCTCAACGAACGCCGTTCCGGAGCGCGAGGCACCAGCCATGCCGAGTTGATCTTTCGAGGAAAGCCCACGCAGGATAACAGGACACTGACCCTCACGGCGGAAGTGAACGCCAGAGGACTCTATGACCCCCTCCGCCGATTTCTCGGCACCGTGGGACTGATCCGAGACCTCTCCCAACCCAAACAACAAGACAACACCATTCATCAACTTCGCCAAGAACTCCGGCGTACCGATGAACTGCTTGCGCTGGCCCAACGAGCCACACTGCTGTCGCAACAACTGGACGAACCACTGGCCGCCCTCTTGATCGATTCCCAACGACTTCTTGCCTCCATTCGCGACGCACGTCTGGACGACCAAGCCGAAACACTCGTCAGTCATGCCGCAGAAGCCACGAAACTTGGAACGCAGTTGACGCAGGCCCTGCACGAGCGAGAGGCCGTCGAGTTAGGACATACGATCAACGACGTCCTTGACGACGCGCTCACGTCCACCGGCCCCTCGATCGTGGATGGCGCAGGCATCATGCGGCAACTTTCATCTCATCTTCCTCCCCTCGCCGGCGATCGCACGCAGCTCGCGACGCTCGCGCATCAACTGTTGCACTACGCGCAGACCTACCTCTTAACCGTCGGCCGTCTGCATCGAATCCTCATCATCACGCGCGCGGTTGGGTCGACCTCCATCTCGGCAGAGGCCCCCGCCCTCTTTGCCCTCGCTCCACCGACCGAAGTCGAAATAGAACTACTCGAATCGGACATGGTGTGGTCGGCAGAATCCCCGGCTCCGCCATCTCCGTCGAGTGATCTCCTCGAGTCGTATCAGCTCGTCCGCGAACTCGGTGGCATCTTGGATGTGTCGGCGCCGATGCAGGGCCCCCTTCGCGTCATCCTCCGTCTGCCGACCGCCTCACGCCCACCGTTCGAGAAGTTCCCGCTGCCGGATACCGTCGCTGCCGCCTCTCCCCCACGCGTTCCTGAAACAACGCGAGGCACGGCGGCACCTGCTCCGACAGCCGACCCAGGAAGGCCTCAACAGGAACGACGGCACAGCGCGCGAACGACAACGGCCCTGCCTGCGACGATCACCGTCGGAGCAACGACATGGGATGGCACCATTACGAATCTGAGCCTCGGCGGCACCTGCATCACGCTCCCCAAGGACTTCCCCAGCGTGGCGCCACAAGATGCCTATGTCGTACTGAAAACTTCGGTGGGAATCCTCGAACTGCAAGGGATGGCGGAAGAGCGGCCCATCACGCTCTCTTCTGGAACCCCGGTCTCCCATCTTGTCATCGAATTCGATGCACCCAAACGAGAAGAGGCTGCCGTCTTGGGCTCACTGATCCAAGCGGCTCAGGAGCAGGCATTGTCCTTCTCCCTTGAAGTGCTGCTTGCGGCAGAACCATCATCCACGCTGAATCTCACGAGTCAGCCGATCGCAACCGAACAGGAAGACTACAACCCCCGCGAAGCCGTCCGGGTCGCCTTACAGCTTCCTGTCCGGCTGGATGTCACAGATCCGGCCGGCAAGACGCACCGCCTAGGAGCGCTGACGGCAAACCTCAGTCGTGACGGAGTCTGTCTCCATCTCAATGCGCCTCCTGAACTCTTACGCGGTCTCGCCACGCTGCACTTCGCCTCGGCACAAACCCCGCATCACCCTGGCTCTCATGAACCGGGAGCTCCGGATTCCGCGCTTCCCGCAAAGATCATCTGGGTGGCTCCGGATCCCACTGCGCCAAAAGAGTTTCCGGCCCAGGACTCCAACCCCGCCCTGCTGGTCGGACTCCGCTTTCACGGGCTCACTCCCTATGCAGAGCGGGAAGTGAACCGTGTCGTCCGGCAACATCTGACGTCCCTTGGCGAGTCGGAGTCCCCCTCGCAACAGTCGTCGGTCATCAGTATTCCGCGGGAATGCCGGAATCCACGCGGCCAGGCGATCATGATCACCGACGACCATCTGCGCCCGTCACTCGCACCGAACACACCGGTCGTCATCATCTCTCCCGGCTACGGCCAGACCTCGTTGGATGCCAGCACGTTGTCCTACTACCTCGCACACCACCGGCTCAGGGTCTTACGGTACGACCACACCAACCATGTCGGGCTCAGCGACGGCGAGCTACAACAGACGACGTTACGGAGCATGCAAGCCGACCTCCTGAAAGTCGTGGAGTTTGTGCAACATACCTGGCCCACCGCGCCCCTGATCGTGATGGCAAGCGATCTGTCCGCACGGGTTGCACTCAAGACGGCGATACAAGCACGCCCCCTCGACCTCCTGCTCCTGATCAATCCGGTTGTCGATATTCAGGCCATGCTGATGTCGGTCCATGGTCATGACCTCGTGGCCGACCACCGATACGGACTCCGACGTGGCATCGCTAATCTGCTCGGGCTCAACGTCAATATCGATCGTTTTGTCGGCGATCTCGTGGCAGGCCACTTTACAGACCTCTCCTCCACGCTTGCGGATCTGCGCCTCCTTCGTTCACCATCGGCCATTCTCACGATTCCAGGCCCCCCCTTCGGGCCGCTCCCTCCGGCGGATCTTCCGCAGGCATTTCTCACGGCGTTGGGAGCCCATACCCGCCTCGCAACGGTTCCCACTCCGCTGACCGGCCAGGAGCTCCCACTCAATGAGCAACACCCGCTGGCCTTCCGACAGATCCTGGAGCAGATCGCGATCGCCATCTCGCTGCCAGCCGTTCCGGCTGAATTCAGCATACAGGCCCGCGACATGCTGTCCCGTCAACAGCGCATCGAATTGGAACGCACCCGTCTTCGACACAATCTCTCGCAGATTACGCGCGAAGCCCTGAGGGTCGCGCACCTGCAGCAGCTTACCCAGCTCGGGAATCTGCACGAATATTGGAAACTCTTGGACGATCTCTACCGGCTGCTCAGCCCGCTCGAACCGGGCTCCATGCTCATGGACGTGGGGGTCGGCCATGGCGATTTGGTCCGAGCCACAATGGTGAACCAAGCCTATCGCTCACGCCAGCGCGGATGGAGTCCGGAACGTCCCGTCCATGTCATTGGCTTGGGGCACTCTCACGAATCGCTGACGCAGGCGCGACAGAGTCTTCGTGCGTTGCATCGGGAGCTCGACAGTGACTTCGCAGGCACCCTCACCATCCACCCGCCGCTGACGGCTGAATGGGTACATACGGATTGGTCGCAGGGCCTGCCCTTCAAAAATGACTCGCTCCATCGCATCGTCTGCAATCTGTCACTGCTATTCGTTCCCTCTCCGCTGGTCACAATTCGTGAGCTGTACCGCGTGCTTCACCCCAAGGGGCGCCTTGTCCTCACGGTCTTCCAGCCTGAGACCGACCTCTCGGTGCTCTATCGCCGACACCTGCACAGCGCGAATCAGGATGAATTTAGTCCGCAACCCCAAATCCTGCTTCATTACCTAGGACGACTCCGTGAGGCCATCCGGCATGGATTGCTGCACACCTTCGACCGCCCGTCGCTCACCTCATTTCTCCAGCAAGCAGGCATCCTCACACCCCGCATCCTTCCTGCGTTCGATGGGCAGGGCCTCTTCGCCGTCATCGAAAAAGGTAAATCCGCTAGCTGA
- a CDS encoding nuclear transport factor 2 family protein, with protein MRVSVLVRLIVYMAIGSISWVPAAVGATSDNAALETAVRALVRANAEKDLPGMSRLMAHDADITSYTIGGRKYVGWTDLERDIKEEFAKVAALDLPISELKVWSKGDIGWYTMELDYVRILGHGADQQRAVLPLRETGVLERRNGQWILLSWHESLRNASGAMPVDDRPKSAATRAVATSNSPAVVPDLSGEWDILEVEDNKSYKATLDKAGNGPYTQHEGRFTTTKYTDRLWQGTWLQTGNDREGGFEVLLSEDGRQAKGVWWYSRVGTQKNIPPREHGGTYVWKRLTPPPSTR; from the coding sequence ATGCGAGTGTCAGTACTGGTTCGTCTCATCGTCTATATGGCCATTGGAAGTATCTCCTGGGTTCCCGCCGCTGTGGGCGCCACGTCGGACAACGCCGCGCTCGAAACAGCAGTTCGTGCGCTCGTACGCGCCAATGCCGAGAAAGATTTGCCCGGGATGTCCAGACTGATGGCGCACGATGCCGACATCACCAGCTATACCATCGGGGGCCGGAAGTACGTGGGGTGGACGGACCTGGAACGGGACATCAAGGAAGAATTCGCCAAAGTCGCCGCGCTCGACCTTCCCATCTCCGAACTCAAGGTATGGTCGAAGGGAGATATCGGCTGGTACACCATGGAACTGGATTATGTGCGCATCCTCGGACATGGAGCGGACCAGCAACGAGCCGTGCTGCCGTTGCGAGAGACCGGAGTTCTGGAACGTCGAAACGGCCAGTGGATTCTCCTCTCCTGGCATGAATCCCTTCGCAATGCCAGCGGCGCGATGCCCGTCGACGATCGGCCAAAATCTGCGGCAACCAGGGCGGTGGCGACATCGAACAGCCCGGCGGTGGTCCCTGACTTGAGCGGGGAATGGGATATCCTGGAAGTCGAAGACAACAAGAGCTACAAAGCCACGCTGGATAAGGCCGGCAACGGACCCTATACCCAGCATGAGGGCCGCTTCACCACGACCAAGTATACGGACCGACTGTGGCAAGGCACCTGGCTTCAGACCGGCAATGATCGTGAAGGGGGCTTTGAAGTGTTGCTCTCAGAGGATGGCCGCCAGGCCAAAGGCGTGTGGTGGTACTCACGAGTCGGCACACAAAAGAACATTCCCCCTCGCGAACATGGCGGGACTTATGTCTGGAAACGACTGACCCCGCCACCTTCTACCAGATGA
- a CDS encoding protein phosphatase 2C domain-containing protein — protein MTEPQSWIGVGRTETGSVRTSNQDALALLNDCGVWIVADGMSSHPAGDLAAHTAVTVATQQAREQTAWLSEHPDAAPELLSDLATSANRQIHELMHAKPSLKGMGTTFVALAITPTSMPIAHLAHLGDSRAYLYRTGQLTQLTRDHTLVETLVQRGLIDAATALVHPERHVLTKGLGIGIDMQPELTSIPIVPLDLLVLCSDGLTKMLDDPAIASILSRANGDPQRACHDLIDQALNRGGIDNVTVIVVANRQPATET, from the coding sequence GTGACAGAGCCCCAGTCATGGATCGGGGTCGGTCGAACTGAGACGGGGTCTGTTCGGACCTCGAACCAGGATGCGCTGGCCCTCCTGAATGATTGCGGTGTCTGGATCGTGGCCGATGGAATGAGTAGTCATCCGGCAGGAGATCTCGCGGCCCATACCGCCGTCACCGTGGCCACACAACAGGCTCGCGAACAAACGGCCTGGCTCTCAGAGCACCCAGACGCAGCCCCAGAGCTTCTGTCAGACCTCGCGACGAGCGCCAACCGGCAAATCCATGAGCTCATGCATGCAAAGCCCTCTTTGAAAGGGATGGGCACGACGTTCGTCGCCTTGGCCATTACGCCAACATCGATGCCAATCGCCCACCTCGCCCATTTGGGGGATAGCCGCGCCTATCTCTACCGGACGGGACAACTCACGCAGTTGACGCGTGATCACACCCTCGTCGAGACGCTTGTGCAACGCGGCCTGATCGATGCGGCCACCGCGCTTGTCCATCCTGAGCGACATGTCCTGACCAAAGGTCTGGGGATAGGCATCGACATGCAACCGGAGCTCACCTCGATACCCATCGTGCCGCTCGATCTACTCGTGCTCTGCAGCGACGGACTCACGAAAATGTTGGATGACCCCGCCATTGCCTCGATCCTCTCTCGCGCCAACGGCGATCCCCAGCGCGCCTGCCACGACCTGATCGATCAGGCCCTGAACCGAGGGGGAATAGATAATGTAACCGTCATCGTCGTGGCCAACAGGCAGCCCGCGACGGAAACGTAG
- a CDS encoding ribonuclease H-like domain-containing protein, producing the protein MLTSSFVLLKGIGHNSERRLWQEGIMDWGSFLRSSTLPGISSAKKEWYDRELTTAQTHLDAGDATFFGTCLKSREHWRLFNTFRPRTLYLDIETTGLSAREGHVTVVGLYRNGLMTSLVRGETLTEDRLHAELEQTDLFITFFGSGFDIPYLQAKFPRLNFKKPHFDLCFAARRLGMQGGLKHIEQEVQIARETDVVGLDGWEAVRLWHQWCSGDAAARDLLLRYNAADTINLEPLAAILYDQMAATFGPASLGFPPNRLQEPAEVAP; encoded by the coding sequence ATGCTCACCTCATCCTTCGTACTGCTCAAAGGTATCGGCCACAACTCCGAGCGTCGTCTCTGGCAGGAAGGCATTATGGACTGGGGGTCGTTCCTACGATCGTCAACCCTGCCCGGTATCTCTTCGGCCAAAAAAGAATGGTACGACCGCGAACTCACCACGGCGCAAACACATCTGGATGCGGGCGATGCGACCTTCTTCGGCACCTGCCTGAAGAGCCGTGAGCACTGGCGCCTCTTCAACACGTTTCGCCCTCGCACGCTCTATCTCGACATCGAAACGACAGGGTTGTCGGCCCGCGAAGGGCATGTGACGGTCGTCGGCCTCTATCGCAACGGACTGATGACGAGCCTGGTCCGTGGGGAAACGCTCACAGAAGACCGCTTGCATGCAGAGCTGGAACAGACCGACCTCTTCATTACGTTCTTCGGCAGCGGGTTCGACATTCCCTATTTGCAGGCGAAGTTCCCTCGGTTGAATTTCAAAAAGCCGCACTTCGATCTCTGTTTTGCTGCGCGTCGGCTCGGCATGCAGGGCGGGTTGAAACACATCGAACAGGAAGTCCAGATTGCGCGAGAGACCGATGTGGTGGGACTCGACGGATGGGAAGCGGTTCGCCTATGGCACCAATGGTGCTCTGGAGACGCAGCCGCGCGCGATCTGTTGCTGCGATACAACGCGGCCGATACCATCAACCTGGAACCGCTCGCAGCCATCCTCTACGACCAGATGGCCGCAACGTTCGGCCCGGCTTCATTGGGATTCCCGCCGAACCGTCTCCAAGAACCTGCCGAGGTCGCTCCGTGA
- a CDS encoding cyclophilin-like fold protein: protein MSDFPNKIRITVGSVRLDAELKSTKTALEVYGALPVESPVNTWGEEFYFKLAGVKDHRETATNQVKVGDVAFWGAGQVLAIFFGRTPMSMGQDPVPADRVNVIGRIVGDASVLRNVMDQPNIRIEKI, encoded by the coding sequence ATGTCTGATTTCCCCAATAAAATTCGTATCACAGTCGGATCGGTACGGCTCGACGCGGAATTGAAGTCGACGAAGACCGCATTGGAAGTGTACGGCGCCTTGCCGGTTGAGAGTCCGGTCAACACCTGGGGCGAAGAGTTCTATTTCAAACTGGCCGGGGTCAAGGACCATCGAGAGACGGCGACGAACCAAGTGAAAGTCGGTGATGTCGCCTTCTGGGGCGCCGGACAAGTCCTGGCTATTTTCTTCGGACGGACCCCGATGAGCATGGGGCAGGATCCCGTTCCGGCAGACCGGGTCAATGTAATCGGCCGCATTGTCGGCGATGCCTCGGTCTTGCGTAACGTGATGGACCAGCCGAACATCCGAATCGAGAAGATCTAG
- a CDS encoding DUF507 family protein translates to MRLSKERVRHISESVAARLQQEGQLTIVGDRKAFVEQIDHAIIEELSVEDRLNAEVRQMLKAYEQDIERGQVDFQRMFTMVKTKLARERGIIL, encoded by the coding sequence ATGAGACTATCTAAAGAACGCGTACGTCACATCTCAGAGTCGGTGGCTGCCCGGCTCCAGCAAGAGGGGCAACTGACGATTGTCGGGGATCGCAAGGCGTTCGTCGAGCAGATCGACCATGCCATTATCGAGGAGCTGTCGGTCGAAGACCGTTTGAACGCCGAAGTACGGCAGATGTTAAAAGCCTACGAGCAAGACATCGAACGAGGGCAAGTAGACTTTCAGCGGATGTTCACCATGGTCAAGACGAAGCTGGCGCGCGAGCGGGGCATCATTCTCTAG
- a CDS encoding DUF507 family protein, with product MRTTNNKRVLMLSEEKISHLSHIILQAVKKSPLVTVGADDGRVLKEIKKVLAAELAQEAEIDRKVRAKLASYSRGIVEGSGEWDVLYRKTFEEESRKHTKG from the coding sequence ATACGAACGACGAACAACAAGCGAGTTCTTATGTTGAGCGAAGAAAAAATCAGCCATCTCTCCCACATCATTCTTCAAGCGGTGAAGAAAAGCCCGCTCGTGACGGTAGGGGCTGACGACGGGCGGGTCCTCAAAGAGATTAAGAAGGTGCTGGCAGCCGAGTTGGCACAAGAGGCAGAGATCGATCGAAAGGTTCGGGCCAAGTTGGCCTCCTATTCCCGCGGGATCGTCGAGGGCAGCGGGGAATGGGACGTGTTGTATCGGAAAACATTTGAAGAAGAATCGCGGAAACATACGAAGGGGTGA
- a CDS encoding tetratricopeptide repeat protein — protein sequence MKSVSALKCLSLLGVVLLLLGSVACAKSKAKPLVPLALEAGVKPQAVVLTEQGTQAYQARQFDEAKKSFSQAMDLAPQSGPAHYNYALALNALGDTERARQQFLDAANLAPGDKVIWDSPALRPFGSPEGPKEHKEHPVGTSRPGIGSGPR from the coding sequence ATGAAATCTGTATCTGCCTTGAAATGCCTATCTCTCCTCGGAGTGGTCCTGTTGCTGCTCGGTTCGGTGGCCTGTGCCAAGAGCAAGGCGAAGCCGTTGGTTCCGCTGGCGCTCGAAGCCGGAGTCAAGCCGCAGGCCGTGGTCTTGACCGAACAGGGGACGCAGGCCTATCAAGCCAGGCAGTTCGACGAGGCGAAGAAGTCCTTCTCGCAAGCAATGGACCTGGCGCCTCAATCGGGGCCTGCGCATTACAACTACGCCTTGGCCTTAAATGCCCTGGGCGATACGGAGCGCGCGAGGCAGCAGTTTCTAGACGCGGCGAATCTGGCTCCCGGCGACAAAGTCATCTGGGATTCTCCCGCGCTCCGTCCCTTCGGCAGCCCGGAGGGTCCGAAAGAGCACAAAGAACACCCGGTTGGCACCAGCAGGCCTGGCATCGGGAGTGGCCCGCGATAA